One stretch of Burkholderia pyrrocinia DNA includes these proteins:
- a CDS encoding aldehyde dehydrogenase family protein: MQTQLFIDGRFVDAVDRGTIDVLNPHDGSVITKIAAATAADVDLAVEAATRAFPKWSAMPAAERGRLLLRLADAIEAHAEELAQLESLDTGHPIRDSRALDVPRTAACFRYFGGMADKLQGSVIPVETGFLNYVQRAPIGVVGQIVPWNFPLMFTSWKMGPALAAGNTVVLKPSEITPLSTLRIVELMAEVGFPAGVVNIVPGYGHTAGQRLAEHPGVGKIAFTGSTATGRRIVEASQGNLKRVQLELGGKGANIVFDDAELDAAINGAAWAIFHNQGQACIAGSRLVLHERIADAFLERFVALASSIRIGNPFDADTEMGPLTSKQHLERVLSFVDVAREQGGRVLTGGSVPQDPALANGYYVRPTVIEAKSATDRIAQEEVFGPFVTVLRFGSDEEALAIANATEYGLGSGLWTQNLSRAHKMASQINAGMCWINCYKRVNPGSPFGGVGKSGYGREMGFEAMHDYTEARSVWVNVDGNVPPHFKR; the protein is encoded by the coding sequence ATGCAAACCCAACTCTTCATCGACGGGCGCTTCGTTGACGCCGTCGACCGCGGCACGATCGACGTGCTGAATCCTCACGACGGCTCCGTCATCACGAAGATCGCCGCGGCCACCGCGGCGGACGTGGACCTGGCCGTCGAAGCGGCGACCCGCGCGTTCCCGAAATGGTCGGCCATGCCGGCAGCCGAACGCGGCCGGCTGCTGCTGCGCCTCGCCGATGCGATCGAGGCGCATGCGGAGGAGCTGGCGCAGCTCGAATCGCTCGACACCGGCCACCCGATTCGCGATTCGCGCGCGCTCGACGTGCCGCGCACGGCGGCGTGCTTCCGCTACTTCGGAGGCATGGCCGACAAGCTGCAAGGCTCGGTGATTCCCGTCGAAACCGGCTTCCTGAACTATGTGCAGCGCGCGCCGATCGGCGTCGTCGGCCAGATCGTGCCGTGGAATTTCCCGCTGATGTTCACGAGCTGGAAGATGGGCCCGGCGCTGGCCGCCGGCAACACGGTGGTGCTCAAGCCGTCCGAAATCACGCCGCTGTCGACGTTGCGCATCGTCGAGCTGATGGCCGAGGTCGGGTTCCCCGCAGGCGTCGTCAATATCGTTCCCGGTTACGGACATACGGCCGGCCAGCGTCTCGCCGAACACCCGGGCGTCGGCAAGATCGCGTTCACGGGTTCGACCGCAACCGGCCGCCGGATCGTCGAAGCGTCGCAGGGCAACCTGAAGCGCGTTCAACTGGAGCTGGGCGGCAAGGGCGCCAACATCGTCTTCGACGATGCCGAGCTCGACGCGGCCATCAACGGCGCCGCATGGGCGATCTTTCACAACCAGGGGCAGGCGTGTATCGCGGGGTCGCGCCTCGTGCTGCACGAGCGCATTGCGGACGCGTTCCTCGAGCGATTCGTTGCGCTCGCATCGTCGATCCGGATCGGCAACCCGTTCGACGCCGATACCGAGATGGGCCCGCTGACGTCGAAGCAGCACCTCGAGCGCGTGCTGTCGTTCGTCGACGTCGCGCGCGAGCAGGGCGGCCGCGTGCTCACCGGCGGCAGCGTGCCGCAAGATCCGGCACTGGCCAACGGCTACTATGTGCGCCCGACGGTCATCGAAGCGAAGAGCGCGACCGACCGCATCGCGCAGGAGGAAGTGTTCGGCCCGTTCGTCACCGTGCTGCGCTTCGGCAGCGACGAAGAAGCGCTGGCCATCGCCAACGCGACGGAATACGGGCTGGGCAGCGGCCTGTGGACCCAGAACCTCTCGCGTGCACACAAGATGGCGTCGCAGATCAACGCGGGCATGTGCTGGATCAACTGCTACAAGCGCGTCAATCCGGGCAGTCCGTTCGGCGGCGTGGGCAAGTCGGGCTACGGCCGCGAGATGGGCTTCGAAGCCATGCACGACTACACTGAAGCTCGGTCGGTTTGGGTCAATGTCGACGGCAACGTGCCGCCGCACTTCAAGCGCTGA
- a CDS encoding intradiol ring-cleavage dioxygenase translates to MNEHHDSDTRLTEQVVASFEGTPNPRLRVLMQSLVRHLHAFVRETELTEAEWMAAIRFLTETGQMCDDVVRQEFILLSDTLGVSMLVDAINHRFATGATETTVFGPFYIKGMPERAYGENMALTPGAPVVVHGRVLTTDGDPVKDAVLDVWQTAENGMYSGQDTAQPHGNLRGRYRTDAEGRYAITTILPVSYPIPTDGPVGKMLDATGRHPWRPAHLHFMIDAPGFRTLVTHLFDEDDPYLKSDAVFGVKPSLMVAYRQRAAHDELARQFGLNGPYREATYDFVLDRS, encoded by the coding sequence ATGAATGAGCACCATGACAGCGACACGAGGCTGACCGAGCAGGTTGTCGCCAGCTTCGAAGGCACGCCGAACCCGCGCTTGCGCGTGCTGATGCAGAGCCTCGTGCGGCATCTTCATGCGTTCGTACGCGAGACGGAACTGACGGAAGCCGAGTGGATGGCGGCGATCCGCTTCCTGACCGAGACGGGGCAGATGTGCGACGACGTGGTGCGCCAGGAGTTCATCCTGTTGTCCGACACGCTGGGCGTTTCGATGCTCGTCGATGCGATCAACCATCGCTTCGCAACCGGCGCAACGGAGACGACGGTATTCGGCCCGTTCTACATCAAGGGGATGCCCGAGCGTGCGTATGGCGAGAACATGGCGCTCACGCCGGGCGCACCGGTCGTCGTGCATGGGCGCGTGCTGACCACCGACGGTGATCCCGTGAAGGACGCCGTGCTCGACGTGTGGCAAACCGCGGAGAACGGCATGTATTCCGGGCAGGACACGGCGCAGCCGCACGGCAACCTGCGCGGCCGCTACCGGACCGATGCCGAAGGCCGTTACGCGATCACGACGATTTTGCCGGTCAGCTATCCCATTCCGACCGACGGCCCGGTCGGGAAGATGCTCGACGCCACCGGCCGCCATCCGTGGCGGCCCGCGCATCTGCACTTCATGATCGACGCGCCGGGCTTCCGTACGCTCGTTACGCATCTTTTCGACGAGGACGACCCGTACCTGAAGTCGGATGCCGTCTTCGGCGTGAAGCCGTCGTTGATGGTCGCGTATCGTCAGCGTGCCGCGCATGACGAGCTCGCCCGTCAGTTCGGACTGAACGGCCCGTACCGCGAAGCGACGTACGACTTCGTCCTCGACCGGAGCTGA
- a CDS encoding Rieske (2Fe-2S) protein has translation MDATQLCRFSDVPDGGARVVDEACIGRPVIVVRRGERVWAYVNRCPHFSVPLDFVPGNVSCYRSQVLMCAHHSALFRFDDGVCIDGPCSGSALEAVAVEVDSAAWVVWRGA, from the coding sequence ATGGACGCAACGCAACTCTGCCGCTTTTCCGATGTGCCTGATGGCGGCGCGCGGGTGGTCGACGAAGCGTGCATCGGACGCCCCGTGATCGTGGTGCGGCGGGGCGAGCGGGTGTGGGCGTATGTGAATCGATGCCCGCATTTCTCGGTGCCGCTCGATTTTGTGCCGGGCAATGTTTCCTGCTACCGGTCGCAGGTGTTGATGTGTGCGCACCACAGCGCGTTGTTCCGGTTCGATGACGGTGTATGTATCGACGGGCCGTGCTCGGGTTCGGCGTTGGAAGCCGTGGCTGTCGAGGTGGATTCTGCCGCATGGGTTGTCTGGCGAGGCGCTTGA
- a CDS encoding maleylacetate reductase: MERFVYQGTPSRVVFEWGALARLPDELSALGAQRALILSTPEQRPLADRVKAVLGERAAGVCAQAVMHVPVEVARAAREMAAELGADCCIAIGGGSTIGLGKAIALESSLPILAVPTTYAGSEMTPIYGLTEGRLKRTGRDARVLPRTVLYDPSLTLSLPPGISAASGVNAMAHAVEALYSEDANPVISLMAEESIRALGEALPVVVRDPENREMRSRALYGAWLAGTCLGAVGMALHHKLCHTLGGTFNLPHAQTHAAMLPHTAHYNHAAAPGALRRVARALGGNDAADAGPLLFRLNEQLGIAPALADIGMPQEGLDEAADLACRNPYANPRPIERSAIRALLQDAWEGRAPH, from the coding sequence ATGGAACGTTTCGTCTATCAGGGCACGCCTTCCCGCGTGGTGTTCGAATGGGGGGCGCTCGCCAGGCTGCCGGACGAGCTGTCGGCGCTCGGCGCGCAGCGCGCGCTCATCCTGTCCACGCCCGAGCAGCGGCCGCTCGCCGACCGCGTGAAGGCGGTACTGGGCGAGCGTGCGGCCGGCGTGTGCGCACAGGCGGTCATGCACGTTCCGGTCGAAGTCGCGCGTGCCGCGCGCGAGATGGCCGCCGAGCTGGGCGCGGACTGTTGCATTGCGATCGGCGGCGGCTCCACGATCGGACTGGGCAAGGCCATTGCGCTCGAATCGTCGCTGCCGATCCTGGCCGTGCCGACGACTTACGCCGGCTCGGAGATGACGCCGATCTACGGGCTCACCGAAGGCCGGCTGAAGCGCACCGGGCGCGATGCACGCGTGCTGCCGCGTACCGTGCTCTACGACCCGTCGTTGACGTTGTCGCTGCCGCCGGGCATTTCGGCGGCGTCCGGTGTCAATGCGATGGCGCATGCCGTCGAGGCGCTCTATTCGGAAGACGCGAACCCGGTGATCAGTTTGATGGCCGAGGAATCGATTCGCGCGCTCGGCGAAGCGCTGCCCGTCGTGGTGCGCGATCCGGAAAACCGGGAGATGCGCAGCCGCGCGTTGTATGGCGCGTGGCTCGCGGGAACCTGCCTGGGCGCGGTCGGCATGGCGCTGCACCACAAGCTTTGTCATACGCTCGGCGGCACCTTCAACCTGCCGCATGCGCAGACGCACGCGGCCATGTTGCCGCATACCGCGCACTACAACCACGCCGCTGCGCCCGGCGCGCTGCGCCGCGTCGCGCGGGCGCTGGGCGGGAACGATGCAGCTGACGCCGGCCCGCTGCTGTTCAGGCTGAACGAGCAGCTCGGCATCGCGCCGGCGCTCGCCGACATCGGGATGCCGCAGGAAGGCCTCGACGAAGCGGCCGATCTCGCATGCCGGAATCCGTATGCAAATCCGCGGCCGATCGAACGCTCGGCGATTCGTGCGCTGCTTCAGGACGCGTGGGAAGGGCGCGCGCCGCATTGA
- a CDS encoding hydroxyquinol 1,2-dioxygenase, whose protein sequence is MATLETLDPSAGFAADLVRSTQADAVTGYRRFQLGEFAFQRDEYFVKISWPAKGQTRTHAMPADAFLRAMMRDVAWGFFYGWVNFDHVFGTRNHYGKVDMYAGTFNGILKDAGVDYTETFETPTIMATFKAMLHDWTNEGFDPFAAPEETGTAFGRKHGDNGSAIERTRIATRRMPGLEGDSPLRDELPVNRAFLDVAQDEPEVHVEPGFEGELHAFNLFKYLSRSDVTWNPSVTSVCGRSLFCPTTEEFILPVFHGNDRVEWFLQLSDEIVWDIGDKNTGAPRARVTMRAGDICAMPADIRHQGYSTKRSMLLVWENATPDLPQRYESGELAPYPIAF, encoded by the coding sequence ATGGCCACCCTCGAGACCCTCGACCCTTCCGCCGGTTTTGCCGCCGATCTGGTGCGATCCACGCAAGCCGATGCCGTTACCGGCTACCGCCGCTTCCAGCTCGGCGAGTTCGCGTTCCAGCGCGATGAGTATTTCGTGAAGATCAGCTGGCCCGCGAAAGGCCAGACCCGCACGCATGCGATGCCGGCCGACGCGTTCCTGCGCGCGATGATGCGCGACGTGGCGTGGGGCTTCTTCTACGGCTGGGTGAATTTCGATCACGTGTTCGGCACGCGCAATCACTACGGCAAGGTGGACATGTATGCGGGCACCTTCAACGGCATCCTGAAAGACGCCGGGGTCGACTACACCGAGACCTTCGAAACGCCGACGATCATGGCGACCTTCAAGGCGATGCTGCACGACTGGACGAACGAAGGCTTCGACCCGTTCGCGGCGCCCGAGGAAACGGGCACGGCATTCGGTCGCAAGCACGGCGACAACGGCTCGGCCATCGAGCGCACGCGGATCGCGACGCGCCGCATGCCGGGCCTCGAAGGCGACTCGCCGCTGCGCGACGAACTGCCGGTCAACCGCGCGTTCCTCGACGTCGCGCAGGACGAGCCGGAAGTGCATGTCGAGCCGGGCTTCGAAGGCGAGCTGCACGCGTTCAACCTGTTCAAGTACCTGTCGCGCTCGGACGTGACGTGGAATCCGTCGGTCACGTCGGTGTGCGGGCGCAGCCTGTTCTGCCCGACCACCGAGGAATTCATCCTGCCGGTCTTCCACGGCAACGACCGCGTCGAATGGTTCCTGCAACTGTCCGACGAAATCGTGTGGGACATCGGCGACAAGAACACCGGCGCACCGCGGGCACGCGTCACGATGCGCGCCGGCGACATATGCGCGATGCCCGCCGACATCCGGCACCAGGGCTATTCCACGAAGCGTTCGATGCTGCTGGTCTGGGAAAACGCGACACCGGACCTGCCGCAACGCTACGAGAGCGGCGAGCTCGCGCCGTATCCGATCGCGTTCTGA
- a CDS encoding porin: MKLRFGAVAILAVAQGAWAQSSVTMFGLIDSGITYVSNEGGGKNVKFDDGIFAPNLFGLRGTEDLGGGYRATFALVNQFSMANGAIIGSGIFGRNAYVGLESDRFGRITLGNQYDFMVDSLFSKGNAIARDISGLYGFRNGPFQRLALPGNPTGAFDWDRTAGSKPIANSVKYTSPTVAGLSGGVMYAFGGVAGSIGADNAVSAGLNYEVGAFGVGAAYTNEKYGPALGVPSTSVRNWGVGMHYDFGVVTASALVTTVRNSFNDAAVWMAEGGGVWRVRPDVVLGAKYMYMKGNEAVNNNHAHQLSVALQYLLSKRTMVYVSADYQRANSGANAQVNGVLDPNGASSSASQAVARVGLHTIF, encoded by the coding sequence ATGAAACTCAGGTTTGGAGCAGTGGCGATTCTTGCCGTAGCGCAGGGCGCATGGGCGCAGAGCAGCGTGACGATGTTCGGTCTTATCGACAGCGGCATCACGTATGTCAGCAACGAGGGCGGCGGAAAGAACGTCAAATTCGACGACGGGATATTCGCGCCCAACCTCTTCGGTTTGCGCGGCACGGAAGACCTCGGCGGCGGGTATCGCGCCACGTTCGCGCTCGTGAACCAGTTCTCGATGGCGAACGGCGCCATCATCGGGTCCGGAATTTTCGGGCGCAATGCCTACGTAGGCCTCGAGAGCGACCGGTTCGGCCGCATCACGCTGGGCAATCAGTACGACTTCATGGTGGATTCCCTCTTTTCGAAGGGGAATGCGATTGCGAGGGACATCTCGGGGCTGTACGGTTTCAGGAATGGCCCGTTCCAGCGTCTCGCGCTGCCGGGTAATCCGACCGGTGCGTTCGATTGGGATCGCACGGCGGGTAGCAAGCCGATCGCGAATTCGGTCAAATACACGTCGCCGACGGTCGCGGGTTTGTCCGGCGGCGTGATGTATGCGTTCGGCGGCGTGGCCGGTTCGATCGGCGCGGACAATGCTGTCAGCGCCGGACTGAACTATGAGGTGGGGGCTTTCGGTGTGGGTGCGGCCTATACGAATGAGAAGTACGGCCCGGCGCTCGGTGTGCCGTCGACGAGTGTTCGGAACTGGGGCGTCGGGATGCATTACGACTTTGGCGTCGTTACCGCGAGTGCGCTGGTGACCACCGTGCGGAATTCGTTCAACGATGCCGCGGTGTGGATGGCCGAAGGCGGTGGGGTGTGGCGCGTCAGGCCGGATGTCGTGCTGGGGGCGAAATACATGTACATGAAGGGTAATGAAGCAGTGAACAACAACCATGCTCATCAGCTCAGCGTGGCGCTTCAATATCTGTTGTCGAAACGGACGATGGTTTATGTGTCGGCTGACTATCAGCGGGCGAATAGTGGTGCGAATGCGCAGGTTAATGGCGTGCTGGATCCGAATGGGGCTTCAAGTTCGGCGAGCCAGGCGGTGGCGCGGGTGGGGTTGCATACGATATTTTGA
- a CDS encoding YciI family protein, producing the protein MARFFAVFATDQPGMRDVRDRVRPSHRSYLRAASQHGVYVRLGGPTLDPQGDAMNGTLLVVEADDIHAVMQFVGNDPYVKEGLFSRVEVRPWDWSLGNPEQRV; encoded by the coding sequence ATGGCTCGATTTTTCGCGGTGTTTGCGACGGACCAGCCCGGTATGCGAGACGTGCGCGACCGTGTGCGGCCCAGTCATCGGAGTTACCTGCGCGCGGCTTCGCAGCACGGCGTGTATGTGCGGCTCGGCGGCCCGACGCTGGACCCGCAGGGCGACGCAATGAACGGAACGCTGCTTGTCGTGGAGGCCGACGATATTCATGCGGTGATGCAGTTTGTCGGAAACGATCCGTATGTGAAGGAGGGGTTGTTTTCGCGTGTGGAAGTGCGTCCTTGGGACTGGAGCCTGGGAAACCCCGAGCAGAGAGTGTGA